One genomic region from Neospora caninum Liverpool complete genome, chromosome V encodes:
- a CDS encoding putative YGGT family domain protein has translation MRRIRGAWTRLLSRGFFQAQKPSSQPPSGVSLDLPRLLLAAVKTQAELLKKARRLTLKSRLIVAQTARLLVTKLSELRILLQPCLHLLLVHHHPLFLAASHLIRFFKVLLYLRYLFDWLPQVNPHLPPFTFVYRATDTYISIFTRIVPSIASMDLSGFAAWAVLEMTENYLARLIATLE, from the exons atgcgtcgtATCCGAGGGGCTTGGACTCGCCTGCTTTCTCGCGGCTTTTTCCAGGCGCAGAAACCGTCCTCTCAGCCTCCCTCTGGAGTGTCTCTGGACCTCCCGCGTctgctcctcgccgccgtgaagacgcaggcggaGTTgctgaagaaagcgaggcggcTCACCCTCAAGTCGCGTCTTATCGTCGCACAAACCGCGAGACTCCTGGTGACGAAACTCAGCGAACTGCGCATTCTCCTGCAACCGTGTCTCCACCTCCTCCTCGTTCACCATcatcctctcttcctcgcagccTCCCATCTTATCAG GTTCTTCAAGGTTCTTCTGTATCTCCGGTATTTGTTTGACTGGTTGCCGCAAGTGAATCCTCATTTGCCGCCTTTCACCTTCGTTTACCGAGCAACCGACACGTACATTTCGATCTTCACG CGCATCGTCCCCTCGATTGCGTCGATGGATCTCTCAGGATTCGCAGCCTGGGCCGTTCTTGAGATGACCGAAAACTACCTCGCTCGCCTCATTGCGACTCTTGAATGA